Proteins co-encoded in one Candidatus Effluviviaceae Genus V sp. genomic window:
- a CDS encoding Neelaredoxin, translating to MQRFRRLLLLPALLLAAGLAAPAHADVGEIYQEDDWATEKHVPVIECPDAFVPGEMTDIIVSVGKEINHPNTTEHHIRWTRLYFMPEGSPFAYEIGSVEFGAHGESTAGPNTSTIYTDHVAMFRMRTGVPGTLYATSFCNIHGLWESMKEITIAE from the coding sequence ATGCAGCGATTCCGCAGGCTTCTTCTGCTCCCGGCCCTCCTGCTCGCGGCTGGGCTTGCCGCTCCCGCGCACGCCGACGTTGGTGAGATCTACCAGGAGGACGACTGGGCCACGGAGAAGCACGTCCCGGTCATAGAGTGCCCCGACGCTTTCGTCCCGGGTGAGATGACGGACATCATCGTCTCCGTCGGCAAGGAGATCAACCACCCGAACACGACCGAGCACCACATCCGCTGGACCAGGCTCTACTTCATGCCCGAGGGTTCGCCCTTCGCCTACGAGATCGGGAGCGTCGAGTTCGGCGCCCACGGCGAGTCGACGGCCGGGCCGAACACCAGCACGATCTACACCGACCACGTCGCCATGTTCCGCATGAGGACCGGGGTGCCCGGCACGCTGTACGCGACCTCGTTCTGCAATATCCACGGGCTCTGGGAGAGCATGAAGGAGATCACGATCGCGGAGTAG
- the fusA gene encoding elongation factor G: MPRNVDIRRVRNVGLMAHIDAGKTTVTERILYFSGRTHRLGEVHDGQATMDWMVQEQERGITITSAATTAYWKDHRINIIDTPGHVDFTAEVERALRVLDGTVALFCAVGGVQPQSETVWRQAEKHGVPRIAFVNKMDRIGADFEGVVREIHEELGANAVPVVLPIGAEDSFEGIIDLVDMKAVYFDDDGKRIHIREEPIPDELLEKARAAEEIMIERISEQDDRLMEKFLEGETPERDECVAAMRKATIAGDVIPVLCGAAFKNKGVRRLMDAIIDYLPSPLDVPPVIGVKPESDAEIVRHPDDDAPLAALAFKIQSDRHMGKLTYVRVYSGTLNSGATVYNAVREKRQRVGRLFEMHADDRQAIEMLHAGEVGAVVGLADTSTGDSLTSEEHPVILEAIEFPAPVISMAVTPQSRTDRDNLQKALIRLAEEDPTFTVATNEETGDTIISGMGELHLEIIVDRLKREFNVATEVGRPQVAYRETIVGTVEHEEKHVKQTGGHGQYAHIKFRLDPGGPGSGFDFRDEVKGGRIPREYIPAVERGFLDAMAKGPYAEAPMVDVRATLLDGSYHEVDSSEMAFRTCASRGFREACRKAGLELLEPVMSVEVMAPDEYTGGVTSSICGKRGHIEHMEPKQTVTVTSARVPLAEMFGYSSELRNITSGRGQFTMHFERYEAVPYAIAEEIVEEKGEGEGN, from the coding sequence ATGCCCAGGAACGTCGACATCAGGCGGGTCCGGAACGTCGGACTCATGGCGCACATCGACGCCGGCAAGACGACCGTCACCGAGCGGATCCTCTACTTCTCAGGAAGGACCCATCGTCTCGGCGAGGTACATGACGGCCAGGCGACCATGGACTGGATGGTCCAGGAGCAGGAGCGCGGCATCACCATCACGTCGGCCGCGACGACCGCCTACTGGAAGGACCACCGGATCAACATCATCGACACGCCGGGTCACGTCGATTTCACGGCGGAGGTCGAGCGCGCTCTGCGGGTGCTCGACGGCACCGTGGCGCTCTTCTGCGCCGTCGGCGGCGTCCAGCCTCAGTCGGAGACCGTCTGGCGACAGGCGGAGAAGCACGGCGTGCCGCGCATCGCCTTCGTCAACAAGATGGACCGCATCGGTGCCGACTTCGAGGGTGTGGTGCGTGAGATCCACGAGGAACTCGGCGCGAACGCCGTGCCTGTCGTCCTGCCGATCGGTGCCGAAGACTCCTTCGAGGGGATCATCGACCTCGTGGACATGAAGGCCGTCTACTTCGATGACGACGGCAAGCGGATCCACATCCGGGAGGAACCGATCCCCGACGAGCTCCTGGAGAAGGCGCGGGCGGCCGAGGAGATCATGATCGAGCGCATCAGCGAACAGGACGATCGCCTGATGGAGAAGTTCCTCGAGGGTGAGACCCCTGAGCGCGACGAATGCGTCGCCGCCATGAGAAAGGCAACGATCGCCGGAGACGTCATTCCCGTCCTCTGCGGCGCCGCCTTCAAGAACAAGGGCGTTCGCCGGCTGATGGACGCGATCATCGATTATCTGCCCTCCCCTCTCGACGTGCCTCCCGTCATCGGCGTGAAGCCGGAGAGCGACGCGGAGATCGTCCGACACCCCGACGACGATGCGCCGCTGGCCGCGCTGGCTTTCAAGATCCAGTCCGACCGCCACATGGGAAAACTGACGTACGTGCGGGTCTACTCGGGCACGCTCAACTCCGGCGCGACCGTCTACAACGCCGTCCGCGAGAAGCGCCAGCGGGTGGGTCGCCTGTTCGAGATGCACGCCGACGACAGGCAGGCCATAGAGATGCTGCACGCCGGCGAGGTCGGTGCCGTCGTAGGACTCGCGGACACCTCGACCGGCGACTCGCTCACGAGCGAGGAGCATCCGGTCATCCTCGAGGCCATCGAGTTCCCGGCGCCCGTGATCAGCATGGCGGTCACGCCGCAGAGCAGAACGGACCGCGACAACCTCCAGAAGGCGCTCATCAGACTCGCCGAAGAGGACCCGACCTTCACGGTGGCGACCAACGAGGAGACGGGGGACACGATCATCTCCGGTATGGGGGAGCTCCACCTCGAGATCATCGTCGACCGCCTGAAGCGTGAGTTCAATGTCGCGACCGAGGTCGGCAGGCCGCAGGTCGCCTACCGCGAGACGATCGTCGGAACGGTCGAGCACGAGGAGAAGCACGTCAAGCAGACCGGCGGTCACGGGCAGTACGCGCACATCAAGTTCAGGCTGGACCCGGGCGGACCGGGCTCGGGCTTCGACTTCCGCGACGAGGTCAAGGGCGGGCGCATACCGCGGGAGTACATCCCTGCGGTCGAGCGCGGCTTCCTGGATGCCATGGCGAAGGGCCCCTACGCCGAGGCCCCCATGGTGGATGTCCGGGCGACGCTCCTGGACGGGTCGTACCACGAGGTCGACTCATCTGAGATGGCATTCAGGACCTGCGCGTCCCGGGGCTTCCGGGAGGCGTGCAGGAAGGCCGGCCTCGAGCTCCTCGAGCCCGTGATGAGCGTCGAGGTCATGGCGCCCGACGAGTACACGGGCGGCGTCACGTCCAGCATCTGCGGCAAGCGTGGTCACATCGAGCACATGGAGCCGAAGCAGACCGTGACCGTGACGAGCGCCCGAGTGCCGCTGGCCGAGATGTTCGGCTACTCGTCGGAGCTGCGGAACATCACCAGCGGACGCGGTCAGTTCACGATGCACTTCGAGCGATACGAGGCCGTGCCGTACGCCATTGCCGAGGAGATCGTCGAGGAGAAAGGGGAAGGCGAAGGGAACTGA
- a CDS encoding PQQ-binding-like beta-propeller repeat protein: protein MTNWTGSLAWDGDNLWVSENSYLHERDPETGAQLSYFPTAYSAQTGGVAWDGEVFYYGSDMNNAGTQGDGLIHVYMPDGTETGTLTTPGGSDSPSGLAYDGENLWVTIDEGDTLYCVHPGNGSVNWTVPYSETHGDLTVRDGYLWIVTYGAPPELTKIVP from the coding sequence TTGACGAACTGGACAGGGTCGCTCGCGTGGGACGGTGACAATCTCTGGGTCTCTGAGAACTCCTATCTGCACGAACGCGACCCGGAGACCGGTGCCCAGCTCTCCTACTTCCCCACCGCCTACTCCGCGCAGACGGGCGGCGTCGCCTGGGACGGCGAGGTCTTCTACTACGGGAGCGACATGAACAACGCGGGCACCCAGGGCGACGGGCTCATCCACGTCTACATGCCCGACGGGACGGAGACCGGAACACTGACGACGCCCGGAGGGAGCGACAGCCCGAGCGGGCTCGCGTACGACGGGGAGAACCTCTGGGTGACCATCGACGAGGGAGACACGCTCTACTGCGTGCACCCCGGGAACGGCTCGGTCAACTGGACGGTGCCCTACAGCGAGACGCACGGCGACCTGACGGTCCGCGACGGCTACCTGTGGATCGTAACGTACGGTGCGCCGCCCGAACTCACGAAGATCGTCCCCTAG
- a CDS encoding glutamate dehydrogenase, producing the protein MAAKGAFNPYEMARAQFDRIADMIELDEGARAFLRTPMREYHFTIPVHMDDGSVQVFQGFRCQHNDARGPGKGGIRFHPQETIDTVRALSMWMTWKCAVVDIPLGGSKGGVICDPHNLSAREQEAICRGFVRALARNVGPVADVPAPDVMTSAQHMLWMLDEYEQIEGGHYPGLITGKPVGMGGSLGRTEATGYGVVYTLREALKELNIRPSDTTASVQGFGNVAQYAIELYTQIGGTVVCVSCWDQNDQCAYAFRKPEGIDLEELRSITDRFGGINRAEAESKGYEVIGGEEWIDQDVDVLMPCALENSITGENVGRISDRVKIIAEGANGPTTPEADNAIHERGIHAIPDFLANAGGVTCSYFEQVQSNMNYFWEKDEVLGKLDVKMTSAYHAVSDLARKQKIYMRDAAYVVAINRVAQACRDRGWI; encoded by the coding sequence ATGGCAGCAAAGGGCGCCTTCAATCCGTACGAGATGGCTCGCGCCCAGTTCGACCGGATCGCAGATATGATCGAGCTGGACGAAGGCGCACGCGCATTTCTGCGCACTCCGATGAGAGAATACCACTTCACGATCCCCGTCCATATGGACGACGGCAGTGTCCAGGTCTTCCAGGGTTTCAGGTGCCAGCACAATGATGCCCGGGGTCCGGGCAAGGGCGGTATCCGGTTCCACCCACAGGAGACGATCGATACGGTTCGCGCTCTGTCCATGTGGATGACATGGAAGTGCGCGGTCGTCGACATCCCGCTCGGGGGCAGCAAGGGCGGCGTCATCTGCGACCCGCACAACCTGAGCGCCCGCGAGCAGGAGGCCATCTGCCGCGGGTTCGTTCGTGCTCTCGCGCGGAACGTCGGTCCTGTCGCCGACGTCCCGGCGCCGGACGTCATGACGAGTGCACAGCACATGCTCTGGATGCTGGACGAGTATGAGCAGATCGAGGGCGGTCACTACCCCGGTCTCATCACCGGGAAGCCGGTCGGGATGGGTGGTTCGCTGGGCAGGACGGAGGCGACCGGTTACGGTGTCGTCTACACGCTGCGAGAGGCCCTGAAGGAGCTCAACATCCGTCCCAGCGACACGACGGCAAGCGTCCAGGGCTTCGGGAACGTCGCCCAGTACGCCATCGAGCTCTACACGCAGATAGGCGGCACGGTCGTCTGCGTCTCCTGCTGGGACCAGAACGACCAGTGCGCTTATGCCTTCAGGAAGCCCGAGGGCATCGACCTCGAGGAACTCAGGAGCATCACGGACCGGTTCGGCGGCATCAACAGGGCCGAGGCCGAGTCGAAGGGCTACGAGGTCATCGGCGGCGAAGAGTGGATCGACCAGGATGTCGATGTGCTGATGCCCTGCGCTCTGGAGAACTCGATCACGGGTGAGAACGTCGGCAGGATCAGCGACCGCGTCAAGATCATCGCCGAGGGCGCCAACGGTCCGACGACGCCAGAGGCCGACAACGCCATCCACGAGCGCGGGATCCATGCGATCCCCGACTTTCTCGCCAACGCCGGGGGCGTGACCTGCAGCTACTTCGAGCAGGTCCAGAGCAACATGAACTACTTCTGGGAGAAGGACGAGGTCCTCGGCAAGCTCGACGTCAAAATGACCTCGGCCTATCACGCCGTGAGCGATCTCGCGCGGAAGCAGAAGATCTACATGCGCGACGCGGCGTACGTCGTCGCGATCAACAGAGTGGCACAGGCCTGCCGCGACCGCGGCTGGATCTGA
- a CDS encoding pyruvate, phosphate dikinase, with translation MSDEKRSEAPDVLLTSLQERAKELNCLYHVEEALQLTERDLDVALRGVLKAVPAGWQYPDICKAVITLEGAVYRLEDFETTPWVLRGDITVQGKKAGRIEVFYTERRPQENVGPFLKEEVRLIRTIADLIGHALLRQRLQELQKDWEAMRGGAPGEQQEAWRSPLHLLRESDRGLYLRIAHKMLNHLCQIGVGEAQEVMGSGSREEEGTSPGEVNVPACRVAQDRDYLLSDKPFELASKHLSEREILTRVQNWMLEDKASSFLRVLNNPRSPLPEIVDALRRFQYGIQDKSLLRSSTLKTLRVSLTQRLLTEQVDFVRVAKEHVQIEDFAELAGRMIIPAGSHGRLGGKSAGMLLAHRILKSSASPEQPVGEISIPRTWYLPSDGLLDFIGHNDLQDVIEQKFKEIDEVRQQYPDIIRLFKNSTFPTRMMNGLSVALDDFGDVPLIIRSSSLLEDRLGTAFSGKYKSLFLANTGTKSERLRAVADAISEVYASTFGPDPIEYRRERGLLEFNEEMGILIQEVVGRRVGKYFFPSFAGVAFSNSEFRWSPRIDREDGLIRIVPGLGTRAVDRLGDDYPVLLVPGKPDLRANVAVDEIVRYSPSWIDVINLETGTLESRRLDEILKEVGSDYPAADRVFSVLDGDMLRKAPPKVLFNPDEQDYVATFDALAKETEFVSELRNILELLERELGTPVDIEFAHDGERFHLLQCRPQSMGEQEGPAPIPKDVSRSDIVFTADRHVSNGWIPDITHIVYVDPEAYSSLPDEAAMREVAKAVGRLNQVLPSRRFILLGPGRWGSRGDVRLGVSVTYADISNTAMLIEIARRKGEYVPDLSFGTHFFQDLVESRIRYLPLYPDEEGVVFNEVFLRKAENLLPSMLPKFEHLADTLHIIDVPANTEGRILRVLMNADLDEALAMIDDPSEAPVRRRETHEAPQRPPVQYWQWRLRMAQRIASDLDPERFGVEALYVFGSTKNATAGPASDIDLIVHHRGTDEQRKELTSWLEGWGRCLSELNFLRTGYRTENLLDVHVVTDDDIEKKTSYAAKIGAVTDAARELPIGEA, from the coding sequence ATGTCGGATGAGAAACGCAGCGAAGCTCCGGACGTCCTGCTGACCTCGCTCCAGGAGCGCGCGAAGGAACTCAACTGTCTCTATCACGTCGAGGAGGCGCTCCAGCTCACTGAGAGAGACCTCGATGTGGCCCTGCGGGGTGTCCTCAAGGCGGTTCCCGCCGGGTGGCAGTATCCCGACATCTGTAAGGCCGTCATCACGCTCGAGGGAGCCGTCTACCGTCTCGAGGACTTCGAGACCACACCGTGGGTGCTTCGCGGCGACATCACGGTCCAGGGGAAAAAGGCCGGACGCATCGAGGTTTTCTACACAGAGCGGCGGCCGCAGGAGAACGTCGGACCTTTCCTCAAGGAAGAGGTCCGGCTGATCAGGACCATCGCCGATCTGATCGGACATGCGCTTCTCAGGCAGCGTCTCCAGGAGCTTCAGAAGGACTGGGAGGCGATGCGCGGCGGCGCGCCCGGCGAACAACAGGAGGCCTGGCGCAGTCCGCTGCATCTTCTGAGGGAATCGGACCGCGGCCTCTACCTCCGCATCGCGCACAAGATGCTCAATCACCTCTGCCAGATCGGTGTGGGGGAAGCTCAGGAGGTGATGGGCTCGGGGAGCCGGGAAGAGGAAGGGACCTCGCCGGGCGAGGTCAACGTCCCCGCCTGCCGTGTCGCCCAGGACCGCGATTACCTTCTGTCCGACAAGCCGTTCGAGCTCGCGAGCAAGCACCTGAGCGAGCGCGAGATCCTCACGCGTGTACAGAACTGGATGCTCGAGGACAAGGCCTCGAGCTTCCTCCGCGTACTCAACAACCCGCGCTCGCCGCTGCCCGAGATCGTCGATGCGCTCCGGCGGTTCCAGTACGGCATCCAGGACAAGTCACTGCTCAGGTCGTCCACCCTCAAGACTCTCCGCGTGTCCCTGACGCAGCGGCTCCTGACGGAGCAGGTCGACTTCGTCCGGGTCGCCAAGGAACATGTGCAGATCGAGGACTTCGCGGAACTGGCCGGCCGCATGATCATCCCCGCGGGAAGCCACGGACGACTGGGAGGCAAGAGCGCCGGCATGCTGCTGGCGCACAGGATCCTGAAGTCGAGCGCCTCACCCGAACAGCCCGTCGGCGAGATCAGCATTCCCCGTACCTGGTATCTGCCGTCCGACGGGCTGCTGGATTTCATCGGACACAACGATCTGCAGGACGTGATCGAACAGAAGTTCAAGGAGATCGACGAGGTCCGTCAGCAGTACCCGGACATCATCAGACTGTTCAAGAACTCGACCTTCCCCACGCGGATGATGAACGGCCTGTCGGTCGCCCTCGACGACTTCGGGGATGTGCCGCTCATCATCAGGAGCTCGAGCCTTCTGGAGGACCGTCTCGGCACGGCGTTCTCCGGAAAGTACAAGAGCCTCTTCCTGGCGAACACCGGCACGAAGTCCGAGCGACTGCGTGCGGTCGCCGACGCCATCTCGGAGGTCTATGCGTCGACCTTCGGACCCGACCCCATCGAGTACCGAAGGGAGCGCGGTCTGCTCGAGTTCAATGAGGAAATGGGGATTCTGATCCAGGAGGTCGTCGGCCGCCGCGTAGGGAAGTACTTCTTCCCCTCCTTCGCCGGTGTCGCCTTCTCGAACAGCGAGTTCCGGTGGTCGCCCAGGATCGACCGGGAGGACGGACTCATCCGGATCGTCCCGGGACTCGGAACGCGGGCGGTCGACAGGCTCGGGGACGACTATCCGGTACTTCTCGTTCCCGGGAAGCCCGATCTGCGGGCCAACGTGGCCGTCGACGAGATCGTCCGCTACTCCCCGAGCTGGATCGACGTCATCAACCTCGAGACGGGGACTCTCGAGTCACGCCGCCTCGACGAGATTCTGAAGGAGGTCGGCTCCGACTACCCGGCGGCCGACCGGGTATTCTCTGTGCTCGACGGCGACATGCTCAGGAAGGCGCCGCCGAAGGTGCTCTTCAACCCGGATGAACAGGACTACGTCGCCACGTTCGACGCGCTGGCAAAGGAGACGGAGTTCGTCTCGGAGCTCAGGAACATCCTCGAGCTTCTCGAACGGGAACTGGGCACCCCGGTCGACATCGAGTTCGCCCACGACGGAGAGAGGTTCCACCTGCTCCAGTGCCGGCCGCAGAGCATGGGTGAACAGGAGGGACCGGCACCGATACCGAAGGACGTATCGAGATCGGACATCGTCTTCACTGCCGATCGCCACGTGTCGAACGGCTGGATCCCCGACATCACGCACATCGTCTACGTCGATCCCGAGGCATACTCTTCACTCCCGGACGAGGCAGCGATGCGGGAGGTCGCCAAGGCGGTCGGCCGTCTCAATCAGGTGCTTCCTTCGCGCCGCTTCATCCTGCTCGGGCCCGGCAGATGGGGCAGCCGGGGCGATGTGCGACTCGGTGTGAGCGTGACATACGCCGACATCTCGAACACGGCGATGCTCATCGAGATCGCGAGACGGAAGGGAGAGTACGTGCCCGACCTTTCCTTCGGCACGCACTTCTTCCAGGACCTCGTCGAGTCGCGCATACGCTATCTGCCTCTCTACCCGGACGAGGAGGGAGTTGTGTTCAACGAGGTCTTCCTCAGGAAGGCTGAGAACCTCCTCCCCTCCATGCTTCCGAAGTTCGAACACCTCGCTGACACGCTTCACATCATCGACGTGCCGGCGAACACGGAAGGGCGCATCCTGCGCGTCCTGATGAACGCCGACCTCGATGAGGCGCTCGCGATGATCGACGACCCCTCCGAAGCGCCCGTGCGTCGCCGGGAGACACACGAGGCGCCGCAGCGGCCACCGGTCCAGTACTGGCAGTGGCGACTGCGCATGGCCCAGCGAATCGCCTCAGACCTCGATCCGGAGCGGTTCGGCGTCGAAGCGCTGTACGTCTTCGGCAGCACCAAGAACGCGACGGCGGGACCCGCCAGCGATATCGACCTCATCGTTCATCACAGAGGAACCGACGAACAGCGCAAGGAGCTCACGTCCTGGCTCGAGGGGTGGGGACGATGCCTGTCCGAGCTCAACTTCCTCCGTACGGGCTACCGCACCGAGAACCTCCTCGATGTGCACGTCGTGACAGACGATGATATCGAGAAGAAGACGAGCTACGCGGCGAAGATCGGGGCAGTCACTGACGCGGCCCGGGAGCTCCCCATCGGGGAAGCGTAG
- a CDS encoding MATE family efflux transporter: MSRNVESDGLEARSRGGTPRDHVLSDTDIGALLWRLSIPATIGMVVMATYNLVDAIFIGRGVGPLGIGGLAICFPVQLLVMSIGTLLGVGGASIISRALGAGNEARAHNTLGNVLTLVLIISGAIMAVGFSSIEQVLTLFGATEELLPYSRRYLSVILWGTVFRCYVMSHHNIVRSEGRARVAMTSMLIGALLNIALDPIFIFGLDMGLRGAALATVIAQAASTVFLALYFATGRSGLSMGFADLRLRWSIVRETLAVGASSFGRMAAGSVVLVVLNRSLAYYGGNMAIAGYGIVNRLLHFLFMPVIGFGQGLQPVAGFNYGARRFDLAKLALRISTIRSTVFVASAFVVLYVFARPLVGFFTDDRELIELTADALRIISLAFPLIGIQMMGTVTFQAFGRAGPAVFLSLSRQIILLIPLVLILPRFLGLDGIFWAFPAADTTATAVTVAMLLREFARLRRLDAAASA; the protein is encoded by the coding sequence GTGAGCCGCAACGTCGAGTCTGACGGCCTGGAGGCTCGAAGCCGCGGCGGCACCCCGCGGGACCACGTGCTCTCCGACACCGACATCGGCGCGCTTCTCTGGCGTCTCTCGATCCCGGCCACCATCGGCATGGTGGTCATGGCGACCTACAACCTGGTCGACGCCATCTTCATCGGCCGGGGTGTCGGTCCGCTGGGCATCGGCGGACTGGCCATCTGCTTCCCCGTCCAGCTCCTGGTCATGTCGATCGGAACGCTCCTCGGGGTCGGCGGCGCCTCGATCATCTCGAGGGCTCTCGGCGCCGGGAACGAGGCCCGGGCCCACAATACCCTGGGCAACGTCCTCACGCTGGTTCTCATTATCTCCGGCGCCATCATGGCCGTCGGGTTCTCCTCCATCGAGCAGGTCCTCACGCTCTTCGGTGCGACCGAGGAGCTTCTGCCGTACTCGAGGCGTTACCTCTCGGTGATCCTGTGGGGAACGGTCTTCCGCTGCTACGTGATGTCGCATCACAACATCGTCCGTTCCGAGGGGCGCGCCCGCGTCGCAATGACCTCGATGCTCATCGGCGCGCTCCTCAACATCGCCCTCGACCCGATCTTCATCTTCGGGCTCGACATGGGGCTCCGCGGCGCCGCGCTCGCGACCGTCATCGCCCAGGCGGCGTCGACGGTGTTCCTCGCGCTCTACTTCGCCACCGGCAGGAGCGGGCTGTCGATGGGGTTCGCTGACCTCAGACTGAGGTGGAGCATCGTGCGGGAGACGCTGGCCGTCGGGGCATCGTCTTTCGGGCGGATGGCAGCAGGCAGCGTCGTACTGGTCGTTCTGAACCGGAGCCTCGCGTACTACGGCGGCAATATGGCGATCGCCGGATACGGCATCGTCAACCGTCTCCTGCACTTCCTGTTCATGCCGGTCATCGGGTTCGGCCAGGGACTGCAGCCGGTGGCGGGATTCAACTACGGCGCGAGGCGGTTCGACCTCGCCAAGCTCGCGCTCAGGATCTCGACCATCCGCTCGACGGTGTTCGTCGCGAGCGCGTTCGTCGTGCTGTACGTCTTCGCAAGGCCCCTGGTCGGGTTTTTCACCGACGACCGCGAGCTTATCGAGCTCACGGCGGACGCCCTCCGGATCATCTCGCTGGCCTTTCCCCTCATCGGCATCCAGATGATGGGGACCGTCACCTTCCAGGCGTTCGGGCGGGCCGGCCCGGCGGTCTTCCTGTCGCTCTCGCGGCAGATCATCCTGCTCATCCCGCTCGTGCTCATCCTCCCGCGCTTTCTGGGCCTCGACGGCATCTTCTGGGCGTTCCCGGCCGCCGACACGACCGCGACGGCCGTCACCGTGGCGATGCTCCTGAGGGAGTTCGCGCGTCTCAGGAGGCTCGACGCGGCCGCGAGCGCTTGA
- a CDS encoding queuosine precursor transporter: MRHAGETAPGEDALRVLVGLFVAALVASNFVAAKLITVAGFTVPAAVLLFPLSYILGDVLTEVYGYAVARKTIWIGFACNVVVVAVTWATIVVPPSPVWTLAGFGTAGEAQSAYSAVLGFAPRIVLASLVAYLVGEFLNAAVLARLKVATSGRHLWVRTIGSTLVGQLADSAIFITIAFAGTVPWSVLGGIVLAQWLIKCGIEAAATPATYLVVARLKRLVGVDHFDEGVSLSPLRWKGARS; this comes from the coding sequence ATGCGACACGCGGGGGAGACAGCTCCGGGCGAGGACGCCCTCAGGGTGCTCGTCGGGCTTTTCGTCGCCGCGCTCGTTGCCTCGAACTTCGTGGCGGCAAAGCTCATCACGGTGGCCGGGTTCACCGTTCCCGCGGCCGTGCTGCTCTTCCCGTTGAGCTACATCCTCGGCGACGTCCTCACCGAGGTCTACGGGTACGCCGTCGCCCGGAAGACCATCTGGATCGGTTTCGCATGCAACGTCGTCGTGGTCGCCGTGACGTGGGCAACGATCGTCGTGCCGCCGTCCCCGGTCTGGACGCTCGCCGGGTTCGGAACGGCGGGCGAGGCGCAGTCCGCCTACAGTGCGGTTCTCGGTTTCGCGCCGAGGATCGTGCTGGCTTCGCTGGTCGCCTACCTGGTGGGCGAGTTCCTGAACGCCGCCGTGCTCGCCCGGCTCAAGGTGGCGACCTCGGGGCGTCACCTGTGGGTGAGGACCATCGGCTCGACCCTCGTCGGGCAGCTCGCCGACTCCGCCATCTTCATAACGATCGCGTTCGCGGGAACGGTGCCGTGGAGTGTCCTCGGGGGCATCGTCCTCGCACAGTGGCTCATCAAGTGCGGCATCGAGGCGGCGGCGACGCCGGCCACATACCTCGTCGTCGCGCGGCTCAAACGGCTCGTCGGCGTCGACCACTTCGACGAGGGCGTGAGCCTGAGCCCGCTGCGGTGGAAGGGCGCGAGGAGTTGA
- the queF gene encoding NADPH-dependent 7-cyano-7-deazaguanine reductase QueF codes for MSKLTERTDLEKLTVLGERAGPERRLETFPNHHPERNYVVTLETDEFTCLCPVTGQPDFAEIRVEYTPNERVLESKSWKLYLWSFRDERAFHEHVVNAMLDDLVEALEPRWCRVTGTFAARGGVGISVEAEYGAFPVGDGAAGPEGDDS; via the coding sequence ATGAGCAAGCTCACGGAGCGAACCGATCTCGAGAAGCTGACCGTCCTCGGCGAGCGTGCCGGTCCGGAGCGCCGTCTCGAGACGTTCCCGAATCACCACCCCGAGCGCAACTACGTCGTCACGCTCGAGACAGACGAGTTCACGTGCCTCTGCCCCGTGACCGGGCAGCCCGATTTCGCGGAGATCCGCGTGGAGTACACGCCGAACGAGCGGGTTCTCGAGTCGAAGTCGTGGAAGCTCTACCTCTGGTCGTTCCGCGACGAGAGGGCCTTCCACGAGCACGTCGTGAACGCGATGCTCGACGACCTTGTGGAGGCGCTCGAGCCGCGATGGTGCAGGGTCACCGGCACCTTCGCCGCCCGGGGCGGCGTCGGCATCTCCGTCGAGGCGGAGTACGGCGCGTTTCCCGTAGGGGATGGTGCGGCGGGGCCTGAAGGGGACGACTCGTGA